The sequence GTAACCACCTGGCTGTCCAGGTGCAGGGATTGGGCATGGGAAAGGCAGGCGCTGGCCATCAGGGCCAGTGCCAGCGGCGTGCGCGGCAACATCTTCATCTGTTCGCTCCGTCGTACTCACCCGTACGACATTGAGTAGCTGGGTACACGCGGCGAAGCGAACAGGCAGACAGCCAGACGAACAGAGGCCATACACCCGCAGAGCCCGCCGCACTGCTGTGACATGCATCAGGCCGGTCTCCGGGCTCACGAGCGGACAGTGTCCGATGATCCGACCTTCCCGTGCGTACACAGTGGTCATGGGGGATCATCTGCCGCGTCACACCCCTATGGGTGGCGGGCACTCGTTTACCGTTGCGGGGGCAGCGCCGGAATTGTTCCGTATCAAGGAACGCACCGGCTTCCCAGTTTCACCCTTAAGGCCATTGGCCAGGGGCACCTGAAGCGAGGCGAAGGTTAGAAGTTTTGCCCTGGGGCGTCAATGAAAAAAGGGGGAGCAAAATGTCGCAGCGCCCCCCTGCACATCAGGCCGTGGCCTTTTTGCGTTGTTTCTCATAGAGAAACCGCAAAACTGCCTGGCGGTACTGGTTGTACTTGGGGTCCTCGGCCAAGGCGATGCGATCACGCGGGCGCGGCAGGTCGATGTCGAGAATCTCGCCGATGGCCGCCGACGGACCGTTGGTCATCATCACGATGCGATCGGACAACAATACTGCCTCGTCAACATCGTGGGTGATCATGATCACGGTATTGTGCAGTTCGGCCTGGATACGCATTACCTCGTCCTGCAGGTGCGCACGGGTCAGGGCATCCAAAGCGCCGAACGGCTCGTCGAGCAGTAGCACCTTAGGCTGCATGGCCAGCGCCCGGGCGATCCCGACCCGCTGTTTCATACCACCGGAAATCTCGCCAGGGCGTTTATCCAGCGCATGGCCCATATGCACCATGTTCAGGTTGTGACGAATCCATGCGTCACGTTCACTGCGGCTCTTGCTGCGACCGAAGACCTTGTCGACGGCAATCTGCACGTTCTCGTAGACGGTCAGCCAGGGCAGTAGCGAGTGGTTCTGAAACACCAGGCTGCGATCCGGACCGGGCCCGCTGACTTCCTTGCCGTCCAGAATCACCACGCCACTGCTGGCATCCAGCAGACCTGCGACGATGTTCAGCACTGTGGATTTACCGCAGCCGGAGTGACCAATGATGGAAATGTATTGCCCGCGCTCGACCTGCAGGTTGATATCGCTCAGCACCTGACTGGTCACGCCGCCACGGCTGAAGCTTTTGAACACCTTTTCGATACTCAGATAGGACTTGCTCATGATGATGCTCCTCAGCCTTCGCTGGTGCCGCGAGTGACCAGCCGGCCAG is a genomic window of Halopseudomonas phragmitis containing:
- a CDS encoding ABC transporter ATP-binding protein, whose product is MSKSYLSIEKVFKSFSRGGVTSQVLSDINLQVERGQYISIIGHSGCGKSTVLNIVAGLLDASSGVVILDGKEVSGPGPDRSLVFQNHSLLPWLTVYENVQIAVDKVFGRSKSRSERDAWIRHNLNMVHMGHALDKRPGEISGGMKQRVGIARALAMQPKVLLLDEPFGALDALTRAHLQDEVMRIQAELHNTVIMITHDVDEAVLLSDRIVMMTNGPSAAIGEILDIDLPRPRDRIALAEDPKYNQYRQAVLRFLYEKQRKKATA